From the Anopheles stephensi strain Indian chromosome X, UCI_ANSTEP_V1.0, whole genome shotgun sequence genome, the window TTCACGGTCTGGCTGGCTATAATTTGTCTCAGTTTTCGTAAGTGCGCGAGATGCATGCTGAACTATCTTAATCGTGCCGTCCGGCATTTTATGGCTAATCGTAGCCCCCACACCCACTGACGACGCATCGGCTGCTACAATTATCGGCTTCCTCGGGTCATAGTACGTCAATAACAGATCTGAGCTAAGCAAGCGTTTAAACGTTTCAAAGGCCTGTTGGCAATCCTGACTCCAATGCCAATGCCCATCTTTCTTCAGCAGCTCGTCAAGCGGGTAACGAAGATTCCTCATCTGCGGGACGAACTTCCCGTAATAATTGATCGCTCCTAAGAATGAGCGAACTTCGGAAGGATTCTTCGGTGTAGGCATGCTCACAATCGCTTCTATCTTGGCAGGATCCGGGCGTTGTCCATCACGATCTAAAATGTGACCAAGATATTTAATTTGCTTTTGTAAAAAGTTACACTTTTCAGGCCTGATTTTGAAACCGTAGTCCTGCAACTTCGCTAGCACCGCGCGAAGATTCtggatgtgcgtgtgttcaTCAGCTCCGCCGACCACGATGTCATCTAGGTACACCGCCACATCCTTCAGTCCAGCCAGCATGGTCTCCATTAGCTGCTGAAAAGCCCCCGGAGCTACTTTCACCCCAGGTGGAAGTCGATTATACTCGTATAATCCTCGGTGTGTGTTGACTGTAAGCAGTTCTCTGCACTCGGGTTCCAACTCAACCTGAAGGAACGCATCGGTCAGATCGATCTGACTGAACATCGCTGAATTCGCCAACGTTGAAAATATGTCCTCCGGCAGCGGGATCGGATACTGGTGAGGTTGAAGAGCATCGTTTAACCCCGTCGAGTAATCTCCACATATACGTATGCATCCGTTCGCCTTGCGTACCACTACTATAGGCGCTGCCCAAGCTGAGAAATTAACACGGGTTATGATCCCTGCTTTTTCCAGCCGGTCTAACTCCTCGTCTACTGCAGAGCGCATCGCATACGAAACAGGGCGTTTTGGTCGAAATACGGGGACCACGTCCTTCTTCAGCTCCATCCTTACTTTTGCCTTCATGCAATGTCCCAGCTCGTGGGAGAACAATCCGCTAAACTCCCTTTTAACTGCCTCTAGACTTTCGGtcgctacacacacacggttgcaCACCGACGCCAATGGAACGTCCCATAAACCAAAAACTTCCATTAAATCAGCACCGAATATCATCAGCTGCTCTTCAGTGACTCGCACCATACATCGTTTCAGCTGTTACTTCAAAGCAATATTCGCGCAGAATTCTCCTATAATCTCCAGCTGGCTCCCCGACGCCGTTTTCGCTTTCACCGATGACGGACATAATAGTGGCTGTCCTACTTTCCGCCATTGCTTCATTGATATTATCGAAATATCAGCACCAGTATCCACCATCATTCTCACAGGCTCGCCATTTAGAATCACATTCACGTGACCTTTTCCGTTACTGCTGACTATATTCACCATAACCGTTCGTACTCTTCTGTGCGATTTCGATGCTACGAACCGTGCCGCTGCGTTGCAGTACCCTGCCTTATGACCAAACTTGTGACATTGCCTGCACTTGTAGTTCCTATATGTGCACTTCCGGGCATAATGTCCTTCACCACAGAGCCAACATTTTGCGGTGGATTTGGCTGGTTGCGTATCACGCTGTTCTCCTATGTTTCTGCAATTTCTTTGCCATGTTGGACCGGGTCGAACGTACTTTTCGTCATTCACGACGTTAATTTGCTTCTCACTCTCTATCATAACGGTGTCTCTTTTCAGCGTAACCATCTTTTGACACATTTCCACCAACTGCGTTAACGTGGTTTCTTCGTTGTCTTCAATCCTGCTCAGCAACCGAAGCCTTATATCTGCGTCTTTATCGTCCTTCAGCCCGCACACGAAAAGGAAACATTTCAGCTGTTCCTCTGAAAGCTTTGCGAGCTCTGCTTCAACGACACTTTTATTAACGCGGCAGCCAAACATCACGTAATCTTCCAGCCCGTTCTTTTGCAACTGCAAGCACTTGAACCGCTTGCTGACCCCTGACTCGCGAGAGCCGAACAGTCCCTTTAGTGTACTTACAGTCTCTGCAAAACTGAAATCCTTTGGCTTACGCGGCAGTACGTAGCTAGTGTACCGCTCATGTTCAGCTTGCCCCAGCCTcctcagcagcagccgcaccTTTGCATCGTCCTCCAACTTACTCGCATCCTTCTCAAAGAGATCTTCGTAACGGGAGAACCATCCGGCAAAAGTTGCATTCTCATCGGGATCGAAATGGAAGTCTCTCACTTGGCTTGCCAGCACATCACTCAGCTGTTCTCCGTTCACGGGCTGCTTAAGATGCGCCGTCTTCCAAATTTCCGCAATCAGTTTCTCCTGTTGCGCCATAaacgcctgctgctgctcctgcatcATCGAATGCTGTAGACGGAACAGTTCGTGAATCCAAGCGGTTCCAGTTTCCGCTTGACCGACGCCTTCCACTTCTCCGCGATGGCCGCTGTGCGATGGCCGCGCTTCATCACCGTTGCTGGTCTGCTGATTTCCTGCACCGTTAGTATTCATTTCACACACTCACTTTTGCACAGGTGGCTTTCTTTTAAAATGTCCTCGTCGCCACTGTTGTATcgttttaaaatatataaatttatTACAATCACACTTAATTGCTACGACACAATAAAACACGCACGTCCGACCCCTGTCGCGGTCCGTCCTAGAGAGACCCCCTAGCACTCAACCTAACACGCATCCTAGCCTCATCCTAACACGCATCACTAGGAGACCGATGAGTGTCTCCCACGAGCGGCACTCACCACTTCGGTCTCAGGGGTAGGCAGTCTATCGTATGCAACAGTCGTGATTCCTGTTTTGAAGGAAACCACGAACAGTTTGGATGGTGTCTTTAAACCAACGCCAACATGTAGCTCACGCACCTGCAAGGGCTGAAAGCCGCATTCCTTCAACATGTTTTCAACGCGCAACTCATTGCCGAAGCGCAGGCCCTTAAGAATAACCCGAAAAGGTTTATCACCCGGGAAGTCGTGGGTAAAAAACTCACGGTTGAAGCTGGCTAATAAAGATTTAGCAACTTCATGATCTTTCCACGTTTTGCAAAAATATTCTGCAGCAACTATCTGCAGAGAAACTAAACGATGCGTCCAGTTCACCTCGTTGAGTAGCAGCACAGAGAGAGCTGTATTGCTCTTCGTTTAGGTTACGCACCGTTATCGGTGGGATTTTTTTCATTGCGAGAGAAAGTGCTCTCCGCAGTAGTGAGAGCACCGTCCATGGTGGTGCTCTTATAAGcttcagcatcagcagcaggagtgaCCTCGATGTCACCTTTGTTTAAGGAAGCCAGCGTTGCGGCTAGATTGCGTGATGCGACACGCTTGCGAACGATATTGGTGTTGCATTCTTTGTCGAGATTTGCTTTCGGACACGCAGCTCTTTAGCGTTTCTTCATTGTTATCGACCTGCACACGAACTAACTGTCCGCCAGGCCGCAAATGGATAAGGTTGCCTTTTCACTTTATCCGTATGATCCGTAGGGTCCAGCACTTCCCAGGATTGCTGATCTCACTAACACCAATACACTCTGGTATTGTGCCGAGTGTCTCTCTGTGTCTGCCGAGGGACAGGCAGATGCACGCACTTGTTACTTGCTCGGCAGACACAAGAAGACTGTGTTGTTTAATAAAACAAGAACTAAAAGAGATagttaaccgagcatgcccgggatatggcaaaaaCTAttgttttatatatatatatatatatatatatatatatatatatatatatatatatatatatatatatatatatatatatatatatatatatatatatatatatatatatatacgaGCATCTacggaaaatatgtttctctGCAATTGCAATCGCTTTATAAATCGTAAAAAATACAATCAGcttaagatattttttataaatgtaaaaatattttagaataatttcgttttaattttttggtcCCCCATTATGCAGATTTTGCGGCAAAAATActacttttttatgtttgagtTTTTAGTATTTTATGTATCGCAATTATATAAGTTATGAAAATCCCGCTCGAgtacaattttcaaaaaaggGGTGATTTTATTAGTTACGACTATATTGGTCGGACGCGTAGGAAGAACTGCTTTGTGACGATCGCTGTTGTCGTTGATTTCGCCAAACTCGTCGATCGTTGATTCTGCTGATTGCGCGATTCCCATCGATGCGCGTTCTCACGGTGCTGCGCGTTCTGTCGAGTCAGCGGGCCACGTGCAGGTGGTGTCGATGTCCGTTGCATGCGCTGGTTTGCGGTTGGTGTTGTCGTGAAGTGTCCTTGCTGGTTTCGGGTAACTACCACTTGCCGTAACCTACATTCCAACTTGTTATAACTTAAAGCAGTTTTAAAAGcttgttttcaaataatttactTGTATTGAAAAAGCAATACCTGCAGGCAGTGCAAGAAATAGATACGCAAAGCGAGGTATGGGAAAATATCGGGTATGGTTAGGTTTACATGAGTACAGAAACTCGTAAACCTAGAGTAAAATTAAGGTAGTCTGTTGTTgggaaaggtaaaatattacaaaatattggaaaaatatagcaaaactcAAACTCATCGCACTGTCAAAGTTGGCTAAGAACTCTTCTTGATAAACAGCTACAGAAGCGTAAAGTAAATTGTTGAACATATAACCCCTTGCATCACTATCAGAAGGACTGAGTGTAATCGGTGAATAGCAATATTCTTATTGTGATAAAAAACTTTGCTGGGTTAATAGtgttagtaaaaataaacattagaTGGGTATGTGAGACTGGCAGTATTTGTAAAATTAGTATCATACACCCGCTTGTGCGATTTGTTGGCAAGAGATTGCACAAACGCTTCTATAGCCGTTTTTCACGACGAGTGGCTAGCCGACTTCAGTCAGCATTTGGATtaattttgctatatttttccaataaacttCCCCCAACATTTCAcctttttgaaaaataaattgtcttatttttacataAGGTTTCCGAGTTTCTGCAGCCACGAAAAGCAATGTTTGCTcgatatttgccaaccaatatttttattatttatttgcctttaaaTAATTGCCTATTGGTGTCTCCTTTTTAATACAAATACATCATTTAAAAGGCTATTAAAAATGCCGTAAGTCATAAAAACTTGAATGAATGCATGCGAtatgaaaaagtattaaaaaatatttaaaactaaacgtttattaaacttaattaatttaaaaatatatttacattCATAAAATACTTATGCTGTATTTTTGCACGACTTTCAAGGCCTTTACAATAgcagagaaaaatattttccgtaACTGTTCGTATAATAATACTATGTGGACCAATTTTGCATGTGATAAATCAACTTGTATAAAAGTTTGTGACATTGTAACGCTTCTtcgaaatttgattttttttgttattgtctACTAGTTACTAGAACATCAATttaatctcttcttcttcggtggcacaacctcgaaaggtttcgggtgttccgtttctggctttctgtgacttaattttacccgtagcaaggtagtaagccctgcgtacgggcaggcggtccggatgggatttgaagcccggtcCTGCCGGGTGAAGACCAACGCCGATGTCGGCTCGGCCACTAGATCACCCCATATTCTTATCTCTTTTAGTTCTTTTTCATTCGTTAAAAAAGGTGTTTGCATAGTTTTGTAAAGGACTTTATTTCAGACTGCTTTTGCGTGGTTGTTTTCACAtcaaaaatctattaaatATCGTTCCCTCTGCTAAATAGGTGTTTTGTCGAGCCGGAATGTAGCGTGATGTGTTCGGTTGCATCTGGACCCTTGATTAAATAGATAGTGGGCTATTGCTTTgtataattgttttttgtaagAGTGTTTTTGTAATGTGGATCTGATGTGGAACGGCCATTCATCCGCTTTAGCATGAAGGGTGTTGAGAGGGGTGGTTTTTGAGCACCCTGCAATTTTCCGTAGCGGTTGGTTtagcgtcgttgttagttcgataagaAACcattgttgaaccgaccacatTCCTTCAATGGTCGATTGGGAAACCACCGCGCAGATTCCTTTTACTTTGTTAGAATCGCTAGAGTcgggcggctaaccttttttccgggATAACCAGGAGCAGTTTGTAACGTCGGCCTCGCGCATCAACTAACTCAGTGTTGGACAACGGGAAGGTCCAGTTTTAGTGGTCAAGCGGGTtattcttttttcctggatgaCCAGGAGAAGTATTTAACCGTGGAGCCAGGCTGGCTAGTTTTGCCTAAGAAACCCTACTAATGAAACGCACACGCTTCTCCGTTCAGGTGTGAATTACAAGTCggttttattctcaaaaatcctgtcttatatacttaAAACAATCCCTAAAGTTCGGTTGTTAGAATGAAAAGGAAAGCTTCGAAAAAGATAGAACTTCTTTCGGCTTGAAGTAACATAAACCTACAGTGTCGGGCGTATCCCGAACATTAAAGCGACGTTCGCTTATCTGTTTATGTTTCCGGACCGTAAGATCTAGTGGGCGATCCCTTTTTATGACcctgggtaatgcatcgcgcattgTCCTATGCATATTTGTTTGGCTGAATCTGTAGCTCAAgtgcatttgtttattttcctgtcTTTTGGGTGCATTCTTATGTTGCATTCTAGTGTTGCCTTCATCCCAGGCTATGACGCCCAACAAAGAATTGGTTTTTTGCATTGGCGTGTCGATCGTGTGAAGCCCTCGATCCGaacctatcgttttatgactatgacctatcgttttatgacccgATGTCAATTTCCCGAGCCAAGGACACGATCTTTGCGATCAAGATCGTATCCACTCACTTCTCGTCAACTGCAGTAAGAGCGACTTCCTACAGAGAGAGTGCGTGAGTGGTTGGTCGCATACTCACTTCCAAcataaacgaaagatatttagttgaTTTAGGATTGTTTCTGTAAATCTTGCATGCCCATTTATTAtagttctcttttattttgccgCGTTCGCAACAACGTTCGTTAAAGAATATTGCGAATGCAACCTGGTGAATAATAATTGTGAAAAACACGAGTTTTTAGTAGCCTTACGACAACATTGACGAACGAGTCCTTTATTTGCAAGTATTAGGAAAAGAGAGCTAGAGTGCATCTCTCGTCTCTATTTATACGACCCGATCATTTACTTCTTATCGTTTATATCGATACGATGCAGCTCGAATACAGGCGTGCCCATGCAGCAAGCGGTTACGGGCGTTACACACGTTTGTAACAGGGTTATTGAACTCCTTCGCATTTCTTGTTATAAATCGTTACATTTGATTGGCCTTGTCTATCACAGATTTGTTgtgcttcttccttcttccttggcactacaacctcgataggtctccgcctgccatttctggctatctgtgacttaattttacccgtagtaaagtagtcagtcttgcgtacggggaggcagtctgaatgggatatgaaccctagtcctgccgtgtgaagaccggcgccgctgtcgccacGGCTACAGGACCACCCCACCCAGTCACCCAGATTTGTAGTGCTtagtaaatgtttttttacagTCAAGAATAGTTCCAAGGTGTCGGATTTAAGTTTTCCGTTTCACTTATAAATTATTGGGTTCTTTTTGCGATTAAAACTTATAAAAACACTGCATTCCTCGACACATAACGTTAACAAATTAGACGTACACCATTTAGAGAACCAATTGAAggagtgttgcatattttcgcAGTCACTAATACTATTTATCACGCTGTAGATTTTTCTATCGTCGGCGTACATAAGTTTTATACATTATAGTTGATACGCGTGAGTTTTGTACCGCTGCCTTTAGTAAAGTGATGCGCCAGCACCTGGCTAATGATCACTGAGACtaatgttttatattttttggcGAAATGTAATTGTACTCTTTTACGATGTTTTACGAATAGTAGTTGAAATGGATTTATttagaaatataaaataaaagtttaagATTCTTATTACTAAAGAGTGTACAAAGCGCCAGCTGGATGTTCTTCGGCATGATAGTTACACATTTGGCATGATTAGCTGACAGGACCAGATAGGCTTTGACCAGATAGACTAGAAACGCAAATCGGCCTTGAAATCTAGGTCAAATTCTATTAGCATGGATTGAAAACACGCGGGAAATTAGTAATTGTAGCAACGAGGCTTTGTTCCAAACATATGTGTAGGCTATGTTACATCGGtaaggaaggagaagaaagatAGGAAAGAAGAACGTTTTATCTGTCATTTGGCTTCGTTGCCCACAGGTCGGTCCAACGAAGACACCTTTACTCTTTGGCACTAATCGCCGCTCGATGCTGCTCTAGTTTTACTCGCACGAGTGATTTCTTCATGATGTCGGCTTCCATTCGATCAGTTTATTAATACCGAAGCTCGATGGTCCCTTGCTGGCGCAACTCCTTAGTAAATCGGTGTGTTTGGAACGGTCCATACGGTCTGATTCCACTATTTTGATGCACGGCTAGTTATTTTCCCACACGTCGGTTCCGTTTGTATCATTCTCGCCTAAGACACCAGTTAGCTGCTGTTTTTTCGTCAGTAGCTCTTGGCAGCACACGGACAATGACATGAGCTTAGCTTTAGTGGACCAAAATGAAACACACGTTTATCCCCTTCTTTCCCAGCTAATAAGTGTTGAGAGCAGAACCTTCGTGCAGGAAAAGATATCAGTTCGGATATCACAggtgaaaatatatttgctCACAAAAACATGCGTCTGACAGAACGGCGTCAAACcgtaataatcaataaataaataaaaacatgcGTCTGCTCGTTTCGTACTGTAATAAGCGgtatacacatacacataatAATGAGTTGTGGGGTGATTCTCATTGATCAACATTTTATTGTCTGCTCGCTTGTAGGGTCGTGTTCACAAGAACGAGCCCGAGCTTCCGCGTTGTCCAGTTGATCCGGATAACCAGATGGTGAAGCTGGGCTAGTTTATAGTAGTATTTAGATTTGTGTTgggtacggcctactccgggaCTTTTTATGGGAAGGGGAGGGAGAAAAGGAAAGAATAACTGGCAGGCTGGTGTTCAAACCAAACTGCCAGTCTTGGGGGAAAGGTGGGAAGAGGACCAAAAATCACAGCGAAAGAAACTCAAAGGATACCGAAGAACACTAACAAATATCCAATAACTGCTACCCGCCAGGGACAGTAGTTCGGATTTGTTAGCTAGATACCTTTGGGATAAACTCAAAAATTTCTTTGCTGTTGGAACTTGCTGGGAGTTTATTTCCTAGCATGGTCATCATGAGA encodes:
- the LOC118505847 gene encoding uncharacterized protein LOC118505847 gives rise to the protein MNTNGAGNQQTSNGDEARPSHSGHRGEVEGVGQAETGTAWIHELFRLQHSMMQEQQQAFMAQQEKLIAEIWKTAHLKQPVNGEQLSDVLASQVRDFHFDPDENATFAGWFSRYEDLFEKDASKLEDDAKVRLLLRRLGQAEHERYTSYVLPRKPKDFSFAETVSTLKGLFGSRESGVSKRFKCLQLQKNGLEDYVMFGCRVNKSVVEAELAKLSEEQLKCFLFVCGLKDDKDADIRLRLLSRIEDNEETTLTQLVEMCQKMLKRCMVRVTEEQLMIFGADLMEVFGLWDVPLASVCNRVCVATESLEAVKREFSGLFSHELGHCMKAKVRMELKKDVVPVFRPKRPVSYAMRSAVDEELDRLEKAGIITRVNFSAWAAPIVVVRKANGCIRICGDYSTGLNDALQPHQYPIPLPEDIFSTLANSAMFSQIDLTDAFLQVELEPECRELLTVNTHRGLYEYNRLPPGVKVAPGAFQQLMETMLAGLKDVAVYLDDIVVGGADEHTHIQNLRAVLAKLQDYGS